One window of the Scyliorhinus canicula chromosome 25, sScyCan1.1, whole genome shotgun sequence genome contains the following:
- the LOC119957134 gene encoding volume-regulated anion channel subunit LRRC8D-like, whose translation MITLTELATLSDSQPTHRLLKPWWDVLMDYLVVIMLMVSLLSATLLISKDKVVCLPCDHVQGLNRSSPPVPPVTVPRSPQAGPPTQSPENGASARSLGTEKKPSGPTETKASSPTRLAKVRGYKTNLDYQQYVYISQVCYQKALPWYSKYFPYIALVHTIILLVSGNFWFKFPKTSSKVEHFVSILGKCFESPWTTKAVSETANEDSENSQNRTKMLQSVTLEPSENSDTSSSLTSCPEVTFEPPVSGSPSMNILDKQDGEQAKALFEKVRRFRAHTEDGDLIYKFYVGQTVVKALKFLFILCYTFTFVNSITFEHICEPKIKNVTGYSVFFCTHSMAYMLKKLLITYIILIALYGMVCLYTLFWLFRGSLKEYSFEKVREESNFSDIPDVKNDFAFLLHMVDQYDQLYSKRFAIFLSEGCESKLLEMNLNHEWTYEKLRQHVSKNMQGKLELQLFMLSGIPKAVFDMSDLEVLKLELIPDVRLPAKISQMVALRELYLYHCPAKVDQIAFNFLRDHLHILHIKFTDIGEIPLWAYSLKNLAELHLSGNLNSESNKAIGLESLKELRHLKILIMKSNLSKIPSNVMELAAHLSKLVIQNDGTKLLVLNNLKKLINLSELELQNCELERIPHAVFSLASLQKLDLKSNNIQSIEEIISFQHLKRLSCLRLWHNSIVSIPTTISLIKNLEQLYLSSNKLESLPSALFTLRKLRHLDLSHNLLTAVPPEIHLLENLQHFSITKNKVETLCLQMFHCVKLKTLHLGQNCITHMPPEIGQLTQLTYLELKGNHLERIPPEIGNCVLLKRNNLIIEDLLFDHLPTEVKDNLTEQDFNSIV comes from the coding sequence ATGATCACTCTGACGGAACTCGCAACTCTCTCAGATAGTCAGCCCACTCATCGCCTCCTCAAACCCTGGTGGGATGTTCTGATGGACTATCTGGTGGTCATCATGTTAATGGTGTCGCTCCTGTCCGCAACTCTGCTCATCTCAAAGGATAAGGTGGTGTGTCTGCCCTGTGATCACGTGCAAGGCCTGAACAGGAGCTCGCCGCCTGTACCGCCTGTGACTGTACCTCGGTCTCCCCAGGCTGGACCTCCTACTCAAAGCCCTGAGAATGGTGCCAGCGCAAGGTCTTTGGGAACAGAGAAAAAACCCTCAGGCCCCACGGAAACCAAAGCATCATCTCCAACCAGGTTGGCAAAGGTCAGAGGTTACAAGACAAACCTGGATTATCAGCAATATGTCTACATCAGCCAAGTGTGTTACCAGAAAGCCCTGCCCTGGTACTCCAAGTACTTCCCTTACATAGCCCTCGTCCACACCATCATCCTTCTAGTCAGCGGCAACTTCTGGTTTAAGTTCCCCAAGACCTCCTCCAAAGTGGAGCACTTTGTCTCCATACTAGGCAAATGTTTCGAGTCTCCCTGGACCACCAAAGCGGTGTCGGAAACTGCCAACGAGGACTCGGAGAACAGTCAGAACCGGACCAAAATGTTGCAGTCGGTGACGCTAGAGCCCAGTGAGAACTCCGACACCAGCTCTTCGCTGACCTCCTGCCCCGAGGTGACCTTTGAACCCCCGGTCAGCGGCTCGCCGTCGATGAACATCCTGGACAAGCAGGATGGCGAGCAGGCGAAGGCTCTCTTCGAGAAGGTGCGCCGGTTCCGGGCCCACACCGAGGACGGGGACCTGATCTACAAGTTCTACGTGGGTCAGACAGTGGTGAAGGCACTCAAGTTCCTCTTCATCCTGTGCTACACGTTCACCTTTGTCAACTCGATTACGTTTGAACACATCTGTGAGCCCAAGATCAAAAACGTCACTGGCTACTCCGTCTTCTTCTGTACACACAGCATGGCCTACATGCTGAAGAAGCTACTGATTACCTACATTATTCTGATTGCACTGTATGGAATGGTGTGCCTCTACACCTTGTTCTGGCTCTTCCGGGGCTCGTTGAAGGAATACTCCTTTGAGAAAGTACGTGAGGAGAGTAACTTCAGTGACATCCCCGACGTGAAGAACGACTTTGccttcctcctccacatggtggaCCAATACGATCAACTCTACTCAAAGAGGTTTGCCATCTTCCTGTCTGAAGGCTGCGAAAGCAAACTGCTGGAGATGAACCTCAACCACGAGTGGACCTATGAGAAGCTGAGACAGCACGTCTCAAAGAACATGCAGGGCAAGCTGGAACTGCAGCTCTTTATGCTTTCTGGGATTCCCAAAGCCGTCTTTGACATGAGCGACCTGGAGGTGCTGAAGCTGGAGCTAATCCCCGATGTGCGGCTGCCCGCCAAGATCTCCCAGATGGTGGCTCTGAGGGAGCTCTACCTTTACCACTGCCCCGCCAAGGTTGACCAGATCGCCTTCAACTTCCTCCGGGACCACCTCCACATCCTGCACATCAAGTTCACCGACATTGGGGAGATCCCTCTCTGGGCGTATTCCCTGAAAAACCTGGCAGAGCTGCACCTCTCGGGCAACCTGAACTCGGAGTCCAACAAGGCCATTGGCCTGGAATCCCTGAAGGAGTTGAGGCATCTCAAGATTCTCATCATGAAGAGCAACCTTTCCAAGATCCCTTCCAACGTTATGGAGCTCGCCGCCCACTTGTCCAAGCTAGTCATCCAGAATGACGGCACCAAATTGCTGGTCCTGAACAACCTGAAGAAGCTGATCAATCTCTCTGAGCTGGAGCTGCAGAACTGTGAGCTGGAGAGGATTCCCCACGCTGTCTTCAGCCTGGCCAGCCTGCAGAAACTAGACTTGAAATCCAACAACATTCAGTCTATCGAGGAGATCATCAGCTTCCAGCATCTCAAGAGGCTGTCCTGTCTGCGACTGTGGCACAACTCCATCGTTtccatccccaccaccatcagcCTCATCAAGAACCTCGAGCAGCTTTACCTCTCCAGCAACAAGCTGGAGTCCTTGCCCTCCGCCCTCTTCACCCTGAGGAAGCTCCGGCACCTCGACCTCAGCCACAACCTGCTCACCGCCGTCCCCCCTGAGATCCACCTGCTCGAGAACCTCCAGCATTTCTCCATCACCAAGAACAAGGTGGAGACTTTGTGCCTGCAGATGTTCCATTGTGTCAAATTGAAGACTTTACACCTGGGGCAGAACTGCATCACTCACATGCCCCCTGAAATCGGACAGCTCACGCAACTCACTTACCTCGAGCTGAAAGGAAATCATTTAGAGAGGATTCCGCCTGAAATTGGCAACTGTGTCTTACTGAAGAGGAACAATCTCATCATTGAAGATCTTCTCTTTGATCACCTTCCAACTGAGGTCAAAGATAATCTCACAGAACAAGACTTTAATTCTATTGTTTAG